A single window of Nematostella vectensis chromosome 4, jaNemVect1.1, whole genome shotgun sequence DNA harbors:
- the LOC5511556 gene encoding acid-sensing ion channel 2 isoform X2, translated as MNLFQTKVKPLSRDEAKSDSEKEIEEQRKTLIKNFSSYTTLHGFHFLLDSSPMPRRVLWTALVVFGLVFFFIQLVMSYGKLRARESILAKGVERPMNVLYPAVTICNQNMMRKSKITGTAAQRYLDQLDHIKASLSRVNRTNERFETEEMVRLYGHNITDMLWECNFMNKPCSHKDFAMRYTSYSRGLCYTFNSGANGSPIGQATTSGTRTSLSLRLNAESDEYYGPFSYDATGFKLAVHDQNEIPNMDEDAFDISPGFLTNIRIRREKEINLPSPYRSECGSRDLSNAPKYSMSGCIYECYSKIIADKCKCRVLGMALNGLNVTQFCTSDEIINCVSTTYQLNPAMCDCPKPCRALHYKIQLSLAYFPSDHLWDSIFPVLLNFTELVKVNTTGKSQDEVLLQIQEALRKQIAQVQIYYETLLTDVLEEKPAYGISEFGSDVGGNMGLFLGCSLLTFCEFIDLVFMLCLHRHRLRKEAKERQARAAIQDD; from the exons ATGAACTTGTTCCAGACGAAAGTTAAACCGTTGAGCAGAGATGAAGCGAAAAGTGATTCTGAGAAAGAAATAGAGGAACAACGCAAAACTCTGATTAAGAATTTCAGCAGCTATACCACCTTGCACGGTTTCCACTTCCTCTTAGACAGTTCGCCCATGCCTCGCCGAGTACTATGGACGGCATTGGTTGTATTCGGACTggtctttttctttattcagCTAGTGATGTCTTACGGCAAGCTACGCGCTCGGGAGAGCATACTTGCTAAAGGTGTCGAGAGGCCTATGAACGTCCTGTACCCGGCAGTGACCATCTGCAACCAGAACATGATGAGAAAGAGTAAAATAACGGGAACCGCAGCTCAGCGGTATCTGGATCAGCTAGATCATATTAAAGCATCTTTGAGTCGTGTTAATAGGACAAATGAGAGGTTTGAAACGGAGGAGATGGTGCGATTGTACGGACATAACATTACGGATATGCTGTGGGAATGTAACTTCATGAACAAGCCGTGCTCACACAAGGATTTCGCCATGCGATACACATCATATTCA CGCGGCCTGTGTTACACCTTTAACTCCGGAGCAAACGGGTCACCAATAGGCCAAGCCACGACCTCTGGGACACGCACGAGCCTGTCTCTACGGCTGAACGCAGAGTCGGACGAGTACTATGGCCCCTTCAGCTACGACGCTACGGGTTTCAAGCTCGCGGTTCATGATCAGAACGAAATCCCAAACATGGACGAAGACGCCTTCGATATCTCTCCCGGGTTCCTCACCAATATTAGGATCCGTAGAGAAAAG gaGATCAATTTGCCTTCTCCTTACCGTTCGGAGTGtgggtcacgtgacctttccAACGCGCCAAAATACTCGATGTCAGGATGCATCTACGAGTGCTACAGCAAGATTATAGCCGACAAGTGCAAGTGTCGAGTGCTCGGCATGGCTCTGAATG gtcttAACGTCACTCAGTTTTGTACATCGGACGAGATAATTAACTGTGTGTCCACCACATATC AGCTCAACCCAGCAATGTGCGACTGCCCAAAACCCTGCCGGGCCCTTCATTACAAGATACAGTTATCACTTGCATACTTTCCATCCGACCATCTATGGGATTCCATTTTTCCCGTCCTTTTAAACTTTACGGAACTGGTCAAAGTCAACACAACAGGAAAGAGTCAAGACGAGGTGCTACTCCAGATACAAGAGGCCTTAAG GAAACAAATTGCGCAGGTGCAGATCTATTACGAGACGCTACTGACTGATGTTCTGGAGGAGAAGCCGGCTTATGGAATCAGCGAATTCGGCT CTGACGTGGGCGGTAACATGGGGCTATTTCTAGGCTGCAGTCTACTTACATTCTGCGAGTTCATCGATCTCGTCTTCATGCTTTGTCTGCATAGACATCGGCTTAGGAAAGAAGCAAAAGAGAGACAAGCCCGGGCAGCAATCCAGGATGACTAG
- the LOC5511556 gene encoding acid-sensing ion channel 2 isoform X1 has protein sequence MNLFQTKVKPLSRDEAKSDSEKEIEEQRKTLIKNFSSYTTLHGFHFLLDSSPMPRRVLWTALVVFGLVFFFIQLVMSYGKLRARESILAKGVERPMNVLYPAVTICNQNMMRKSKITGTAAQRYLDQLDHIKASLSRVNRTNERFETEEMVRLYGHNITDMLWECNFMNKPCSHKDFAMRYTSYSRGLCYTFNSGANGSPIGQATTSGTRTSLSLRLNAESDEYYGPFSYDATGFKLAVHDQNEIPNMDEDAFDISPGFLTNIRIRREKEINLPSPYRSECGSRDLSNAPKYSMSGCIYECYSKIIADKCKCRVLGMALNGLNVTQFCTSDEIINCVSTTYLELNPAMCDCPKPCRALHYKIQLSLAYFPSDHLWDSIFPVLLNFTELVKVNTTGKSQDEVLLQIQEALRKQIAQVQIYYETLLTDVLEEKPAYGISEFGSDVGGNMGLFLGCSLLTFCEFIDLVFMLCLHRHRLRKEAKERQARAAIQDD, from the exons ATGAACTTGTTCCAGACGAAAGTTAAACCGTTGAGCAGAGATGAAGCGAAAAGTGATTCTGAGAAAGAAATAGAGGAACAACGCAAAACTCTGATTAAGAATTTCAGCAGCTATACCACCTTGCACGGTTTCCACTTCCTCTTAGACAGTTCGCCCATGCCTCGCCGAGTACTATGGACGGCATTGGTTGTATTCGGACTggtctttttctttattcagCTAGTGATGTCTTACGGCAAGCTACGCGCTCGGGAGAGCATACTTGCTAAAGGTGTCGAGAGGCCTATGAACGTCCTGTACCCGGCAGTGACCATCTGCAACCAGAACATGATGAGAAAGAGTAAAATAACGGGAACCGCAGCTCAGCGGTATCTGGATCAGCTAGATCATATTAAAGCATCTTTGAGTCGTGTTAATAGGACAAATGAGAGGTTTGAAACGGAGGAGATGGTGCGATTGTACGGACATAACATTACGGATATGCTGTGGGAATGTAACTTCATGAACAAGCCGTGCTCACACAAGGATTTCGCCATGCGATACACATCATATTCA CGCGGCCTGTGTTACACCTTTAACTCCGGAGCAAACGGGTCACCAATAGGCCAAGCCACGACCTCTGGGACACGCACGAGCCTGTCTCTACGGCTGAACGCAGAGTCGGACGAGTACTATGGCCCCTTCAGCTACGACGCTACGGGTTTCAAGCTCGCGGTTCATGATCAGAACGAAATCCCAAACATGGACGAAGACGCCTTCGATATCTCTCCCGGGTTCCTCACCAATATTAGGATCCGTAGAGAAAAG gaGATCAATTTGCCTTCTCCTTACCGTTCGGAGTGtgggtcacgtgacctttccAACGCGCCAAAATACTCGATGTCAGGATGCATCTACGAGTGCTACAGCAAGATTATAGCCGACAAGTGCAAGTGTCGAGTGCTCGGCATGGCTCTGAATG gtcttAACGTCACTCAGTTTTGTACATCGGACGAGATAATTAACTGTGTGTCCACCACATATC TAGAGCTCAACCCAGCAATGTGCGACTGCCCAAAACCCTGCCGGGCCCTTCATTACAAGATACAGTTATCACTTGCATACTTTCCATCCGACCATCTATGGGATTCCATTTTTCCCGTCCTTTTAAACTTTACGGAACTGGTCAAAGTCAACACAACAGGAAAGAGTCAAGACGAGGTGCTACTCCAGATACAAGAGGCCTTAAG GAAACAAATTGCGCAGGTGCAGATCTATTACGAGACGCTACTGACTGATGTTCTGGAGGAGAAGCCGGCTTATGGAATCAGCGAATTCGGCT CTGACGTGGGCGGTAACATGGGGCTATTTCTAGGCTGCAGTCTACTTACATTCTGCGAGTTCATCGATCTCGTCTTCATGCTTTGTCTGCATAGACATCGGCTTAGGAAAGAAGCAAAAGAGAGACAAGCCCGGGCAGCAATCCAGGATGACTAG